Within Longimicrobium sp., the genomic segment TCGCGCACGATGTCGACGATGCCGCCGGCGGCGCTGGCGATCACGGGCTTGCCGTACGTCATCGCCTCCAGCAGCACCACGCCCAATCCCTCCGTGTCGCCCTTGGAATCGACCACGGCGGGGAGGACGAAGGCATCGCACCCCGCCAGCCGCTCCGCCTTCTCCACTGTCGAGACGAAGCCGTGGAAGACGACGTCGTCCACCAGCCGCAGCTCACCGGCGAGCTCCTGCAGCCGCGCGCGCTCCGGCCCGTCGCCGACGATGTGGAGGAGGGGACGGCTCTCCCCAGGGATGCTCGATAACGCCTCGAGGAGCAGGTGCACGCCCTTTCGCTCCACCAGGCGTCCCATGAAGAGCAGCTCGGGGCGCGAACCAGGAGGCCGCGGACGGGGCAGGGAAGGGGCCGCATCCACCGCCGCGCCGAAGGGGATCACCTCGGTACGCACCCCCGGCGCGACCCGCTGAAGCCGCTCGGCGGTGTAGGTCGATATCGCGGTGACCGCATCGGAGCCGCGCACGATCCGCCGCAGCATCGGCGCGAGGAAGGGGAACTGGCGGTCCATCCACGTCAGCTCGACCCCGAAAAAGGTGGAGACGAGGGGGATTCCGGCGGCGCGTTTCGCGGCCAGCCCCAGCACCCCCTGCGGAATCGGCCAGAAGGCGTGCACCACGTCGAACCCGCCCGCGCGCGCCAGCCGCGCCGCCGCCCGCGAGCCCGCCGCCACGTAGCCGGGCACCAGCGCCAGGAACCAGGGCCGCTCGCGGATGCGGTCGGGCGCCGTCTGGTCGTGCGTCAGCGTCTCCCACGCGCGCGGGGCGTAGCGGAAGCGGTGCACGCGCACCCCGTCCACCGTCTGCGAAGCCAGCCCGCGGTACGCCGGGGCGAGGACCTCCACCTCCACGCCGCGCGCCGCCAGCCTCCGGATCGTCTCGGTGAGCCAGGGGGTAATCACGTCGTCGGGGTGGCGGGCGTAGGCCGTCACCAGGAACAGAACCTTCACTTGTGGGGGGTCTCCGGCGGGCGTATGTTGTACATCCGTGCCAAGGTACCGCCTCCTACCAGCCGTTTCAAGCACAACTCCGCTCCGCCCTTGCTGCAGCGCGCCCTCGTCATCGTCCCCACGTTCAACGAGAGAGAGAACCTCCCGCGGCTCGTCCCCTCGATCCTCTCGCGCGACGCGCGGCTGGAGATCCTGGTGGTGGACGACGGATCGCCGGACGGAACGGGCGCCATGGCGGACGAGATCGCCGCGGCGGAGCGGCGCGTGCACGTCATCCACCGCGCAGGCAAGCTGGGGCTGGGGACGGCGTACCTGGCCGGCTTCGCCTGGGGCCTCGAGCGCGGCTACGACGTCTTCGTGCAGATGGACGCGGACTTCAGCCACGACCCCGCGCACCTTCCGCAGTTCCTGAGCGCCATCGAGGACTACGACCTGGTGCTGGGGTCGCGCTACCTGGAAGGGCGCGTGACGGTGGTGAACTGGCCCATCGCGCGCCTCCTCCTCAGCTACTACGCCAACGTCTACGCCCGCTGGGTGACCGGCCTGCCGGTGGCCGACGCGACGGGCGGCTTCAAGTGCTTTCGCCGCGAGGTGCTGGCCACGCTGGACCTGACGCGCGTGGAGAGCAACGGCTACTCCTTCCAGATCGAGATGAGCTTCCGCGCCTGGAAGCTGGGCTTCAGGATCGGCGAGATCCCCATCATGTTCGTGGACCGCGACCTGGGGGAGAGCAAGATGTCGAAGGCGATCTTTCGCGAGGCGATCTGGCGCGTCTGGCGGCTGCGCTTCCTCTCCGCCTTCGGCCGCCTCCGC encodes:
- a CDS encoding glycosyltransferase family 4 protein is translated as MKVLFLVTAYARHPDDVITPWLTETIRRLAARGVEVEVLAPAYRGLASQTVDGVRVHRFRYAPRAWETLTHDQTAPDRIRERPWFLALVPGYVAAGSRAAARLARAGGFDVVHAFWPIPQGVLGLAAKRAAGIPLVSTFFGVELTWMDRQFPFLAPMLRRIVRGSDAVTAISTYTAERLQRVAPGVRTEVIPFGAAVDAAPSLPRPRPPGSRPELLFMGRLVERKGVHLLLEALSSIPGESRPLLHIVGDGPERARLQELAGELRLVDDVVFHGFVSTVEKAERLAGCDAFVLPAVVDSKGDTEGLGVVLLEAMTYGKPVIASAAGGIVDIVRDGRNGFLVAPGDAAALATAIRTCVENPERARELGAQGRINVEQGFSWDVIADRLAALYTSVCATRI
- a CDS encoding polyprenol monophosphomannose synthase; the protein is MLQRALVIVPTFNERENLPRLVPSILSRDARLEILVVDDGSPDGTGAMADEIAAAERRVHVIHRAGKLGLGTAYLAGFAWGLERGYDVFVQMDADFSHDPAHLPQFLSAIEDYDLVLGSRYLEGRVTVVNWPIARLLLSYYANVYARWVTGLPVADATGGFKCFRREVLATLDLTRVESNGYSFQIEMSFRAWKLGFRIGEIPIMFVDRDLGESKMSKAIFREAIWRVWRLRFLSAFGRLRSARGDAAALPPPAA